The proteins below are encoded in one region of Lonchura striata isolate bLonStr1 chromosome 1, bLonStr1.mat, whole genome shotgun sequence:
- the SLC35B3 gene encoding adenosine 3'-phospho 5'-phosphosulfate transporter 2 isoform X1: MGAALSDRKHTEGEKQAEDSSSPECSEPGTMDLKFTSSRKYISISVPSKSQAMSPHIKSVDDVVVLGMNLSKFSKPAQFFICVSGVFMFYLIYGYLQELIFSVEGFKPFGWYLTLVQFGFYSIFGLIELQLIQDKRRRIPGKTYMIIAFLTVGTMGLSNTSLGYLNYPTQVIFKCCKLIPVMIGGVFIQGKRYNIVDVSAALCMSLGLIWFTLADSTVAPNFNLTGVVLISLALCADAVIGNVQEKAMKLHNGSNSEMVLYSYSIGFVYILFGLTCTSGLSPAVTFCSKHPVQTYGYAFLFSLTGYFGISFVLALIKIFGALLAVTVTTGRKAMSIVLSFLFFAKPFTLQYVWSGLLVVLGIFLNVYSKNMDKIKLPSLFGLWKKSVEERKSRTLSQTV, from the exons CTTTCAGACAGAAAACATacagaaggagaaaagcagGCAGAAGACAGCAGTAGCCCCGAATGCAGCGAACCAGGAACCATGGATCTGAAATTCACTTCATCAAGAAAATACATTTCCATCAGCGTACCTTCCAAATCTCAAGCTATGTCTCCCCATATCAAATCAGTAGATGATGTTGTAGTTCTTGGCATGAATCTCAGCAAATTTAGCAAACCTGCTCAATTTTTCATCTGTGTTTCTGGAGTTTTTATGTTTTATCTAATCTATGGATATTTACAG gaATTGATATTTTCAGTGGAAGGTTTTAAACCTTTTGGTTGGTACCTCACTTTAGTGCAATTtggattttattccatttttggACTAATAGAATTGCAGTTGATTCAGGACAAAAGAAGAAG AATTCCTGGCAAAACCTACATGATAATAGCATTTTTGACAGTGGGAACTATGGGTTTGTCTAATACCTCTTTAGGATATCTGAATTACCCTACTCAAGTCATCTTCAAGTGCTGTAAGCTGATTCCAGTTATGATAGGTGGTGTTTTTATACAAG GAAAACGTTACAATATTGTAGATGTGTCTGCTGCCCTATGTATGAGCCTTGGTTTAATATGGTTTACTTTAGCTGACAGCACAGTTGCACCAAACTTCAACTTGACAG gTGTGGTCCTAATATCCCTTGCCCTCTGCGCAGATGCAGTTATAGGAAATGTACAGGAAAAAGCTATGAAGTTGCACAATGGTTCTAATTCAGAAATG GTTTTGTATTCCTATTCAATAGGTTTTGTGTATATTTTATTTGGATTAACATGCACTAGTGGATTAAGCCCTGCAGTAACATTTTGCTCAAAG CATCCAGTTCAGACTTACGGTTATGCATTCCTTTTCTCCCTGACTGGGTATTTTGGTATATCCTTTGTTCTGGCTTTGATTAAAATCTTTGGTGCCCTTCTTGCTGTAACAG TaacaacaggaagaaaagcaatgTCCATtgtgctttcttttttgttctttgcaaAGCCATTCACATTACA GTACGTGTGGTCAGGCTTACTGGTTGTCCTTGGTATATTTCTTAATGTTTACAGTAAGAATATGGACAAAATCAAACTGCCTTCACTGTTTGGTCTTTGGAAAAAAAgtgtggaagaaagaaaatcaaggACGTTGTCACAAACTGTATAG
- the SLC35B3 gene encoding adenosine 3'-phospho 5'-phosphosulfate transporter 2 isoform X2, translated as MDLKFTSSRKYISISVPSKSQAMSPHIKSVDDVVVLGMNLSKFSKPAQFFICVSGVFMFYLIYGYLQELIFSVEGFKPFGWYLTLVQFGFYSIFGLIELQLIQDKRRRIPGKTYMIIAFLTVGTMGLSNTSLGYLNYPTQVIFKCCKLIPVMIGGVFIQGKRYNIVDVSAALCMSLGLIWFTLADSTVAPNFNLTGVVLISLALCADAVIGNVQEKAMKLHNGSNSEMVLYSYSIGFVYILFGLTCTSGLSPAVTFCSKHPVQTYGYAFLFSLTGYFGISFVLALIKIFGALLAVTVTTGRKAMSIVLSFLFFAKPFTLQYVWSGLLVVLGIFLNVYSKNMDKIKLPSLFGLWKKSVEERKSRTLSQTV; from the exons ATGGATCTGAAATTCACTTCATCAAGAAAATACATTTCCATCAGCGTACCTTCCAAATCTCAAGCTATGTCTCCCCATATCAAATCAGTAGATGATGTTGTAGTTCTTGGCATGAATCTCAGCAAATTTAGCAAACCTGCTCAATTTTTCATCTGTGTTTCTGGAGTTTTTATGTTTTATCTAATCTATGGATATTTACAG gaATTGATATTTTCAGTGGAAGGTTTTAAACCTTTTGGTTGGTACCTCACTTTAGTGCAATTtggattttattccatttttggACTAATAGAATTGCAGTTGATTCAGGACAAAAGAAGAAG AATTCCTGGCAAAACCTACATGATAATAGCATTTTTGACAGTGGGAACTATGGGTTTGTCTAATACCTCTTTAGGATATCTGAATTACCCTACTCAAGTCATCTTCAAGTGCTGTAAGCTGATTCCAGTTATGATAGGTGGTGTTTTTATACAAG GAAAACGTTACAATATTGTAGATGTGTCTGCTGCCCTATGTATGAGCCTTGGTTTAATATGGTTTACTTTAGCTGACAGCACAGTTGCACCAAACTTCAACTTGACAG gTGTGGTCCTAATATCCCTTGCCCTCTGCGCAGATGCAGTTATAGGAAATGTACAGGAAAAAGCTATGAAGTTGCACAATGGTTCTAATTCAGAAATG GTTTTGTATTCCTATTCAATAGGTTTTGTGTATATTTTATTTGGATTAACATGCACTAGTGGATTAAGCCCTGCAGTAACATTTTGCTCAAAG CATCCAGTTCAGACTTACGGTTATGCATTCCTTTTCTCCCTGACTGGGTATTTTGGTATATCCTTTGTTCTGGCTTTGATTAAAATCTTTGGTGCCCTTCTTGCTGTAACAG TaacaacaggaagaaaagcaatgTCCATtgtgctttcttttttgttctttgcaaAGCCATTCACATTACA GTACGTGTGGTCAGGCTTACTGGTTGTCCTTGGTATATTTCTTAATGTTTACAGTAAGAATATGGACAAAATCAAACTGCCTTCACTGTTTGGTCTTTGGAAAAAAAgtgtggaagaaagaaaatcaaggACGTTGTCACAAACTGTATAG